The Papio anubis isolate 15944 chromosome 1, Panubis1.0, whole genome shotgun sequence genome window below encodes:
- the LOC116273781 gene encoding syncytin-2-like produces the protein MSNTSLAHDCWLCLKMGPPIPLAIPNLLSSYVNYSNESLVNNSCPIISPLLVQPMTFSNSSCLFSPSYNSTKEIDLGYVVFDNCTSIINATNPLCAVNGSVFVCGNNMAYTYLPTNWTGLCVLATLLPDIDIIPGDEPIPIPAIEHFIYRPKRAIQFIPLLAGLGITTAFTTGATGLGVSLTQYTKLSNQLISDIQTLSSTIQDLQDQVDSLAEVVLQNRRGLDLLRAEQGGICLALQEKCCFYANKSGIVRDKIKTLQEELEKRRKGLAANPLWTGLDGLLPYLLPFLGPLLTLLLFLTLGPIILNKLMAFVRQQIEAFQAKPIQVHYHRLEMTENGESYLPQ, from the coding sequence ATGTCCAATACAAGCCTAGCCCACGATTGTTGGCTTTGTCTTAAAATGGGCCCCCCTATTCCTCTAGCTATACCTAACCTTTTGTCGTCCTATGTCAATTACTCAAATGAATCCTTGGTAAATAATTCCTGTCCTATTATTTCTCCCCTCTTAGTTCAACCAATGACGTTTTCTAATTCCTCTTGCCTCTTTTCACCGTCATATAATAGCACTAAAGAAATTGATCTAGGCTATGTTGTGTTTGACAACTGTACCTCCATAATCAATGCCACTAACCCTTTGTGTGCTGTAAATGGCTCGGTTTTCGTCTGTGGAAACAACATGGCATATACTTATCTACCTACAAATTGGACAGGGCTTTGTGTTCTGGCCACTCTTCTCCCCGACATTGATATCATCCCTGGAGATGAACCTATCCCCATCCCTGCCAtcgaacattttatttatagaccGAAACGAGCCATACAATTTATTCCCTTATTGGCTGGACTAGGAATCACCACTGCATTTACTACAGGAGCCACAGGCCTAGGGGTCTCACTAACCCAATATACTAAACTATCCAACCAATTAATTTCAGATATACAGACCTTATCCAGTACTATACAAGATTTACAAGACCAAGTAGACTCATTAGCTGAAGTAGTTCTCCAGAATAGAAGAGGTCTAGATTTATTAAGAGCAGAACAGGGAGGGATCTGTttggctttacaggaaaagtgctgtttttacGCCAACAAATCCGGAATCGTCAGAGATAAGATAAAGACTTtacaagaagaactagaaaagcgcAGAAAGGGCCTGGCTGCCAATCCATTGTGGACGGGACTCGATGGACTCCTCCCCTATCTCCTGCCATTTCTTGGTCCTTTACTTACTCTTCTACTCTTCCTCACTCTCGGGCCTATAATCCTTAATAAGCTTATGGCATTCGTCAGACAACAAATCGAGGCCTTCCAGGCCAAACCTATACAGGTCCATTATCATCGCCTTGAGATGACTGAAAATGGTGAGTCTTATTTGCCTCAATAA